In Nicotiana tabacum cultivar K326 chromosome 2, ASM71507v2, whole genome shotgun sequence, the following proteins share a genomic window:
- the LOC107809340 gene encoding uncharacterized protein LOC107809340 isoform X1: MEKIRSKSWIGNIYHKFEAVCQEVDGFVTKDTVKYVENQVQTVGASMKKLYSGVVQDFHIPIDDHIKRETQAVNGKQKYDVGTYTSSVAGTTQNPIKEQSSVDQYADNSPESHNASTSTELGVVASEEGEIEFSVGNDRAAATCKSSRKVSEENITREEELVDEESSTSVATISSESCSDKDSKDTKSGSFSDDDNCFSDVSSSLMIILQDDIVREEQPLAEGSSSFLDNLSESQSSASEKNEKMFDSSPDAINCISTAPSSQIVLQRNITSEVQPITAQSNSFGDIALSKSLPSLMEESHGNSITAKFPHPTSFYDTELGTFPEDERGCNRFFDAAESISNVSITHTILQDNITSEDQLAPKKSSSIRDKSLPQTPAFTSNIPPTSLSDAGFGVSMPVCKSFLDDITCVSDKSSKGAFEDAPNTFQSSELVLSRVLVENESVDVDTGVSDSSPLTEFSSLSIGNCSLEAESDCSISTGLSSSLSTPLASANNVVAVIPALSSAAALLMDFSDVNVSSSHESVGDSGSIRNNLEWYPSSQLKALMCPAEIGCLNDCCIDLPGMETIDLTDKGKQESCVLVDNKLQRTVSFRPRKYKSYKELIQEAFASRKRLIKEYKQLAVLYADVDAETSKHTELPSLPSPCLHSTESSISESGWELL; encoded by the exons ATGGAGAAAATCAGAAGCAAAAGTTGGATTGGAAACATATACCACAAGTTTGAGGCTGTGTGCCAGGAGGTAGATGGATTTGTAACCAAG GACACAGTTAAATATGTTGAGAATCAGGTGCAAACTGTTGGTGCAAGCATGAAAAAGTTATACTCGGGTGTGGTGCAAGATTTTCATATCCCAATAGATGATCATATAAAAAGAGAAACACAAGCTGTCAATGGAAAGCAAAAGTACGATGTTGGTACTTATACTAGTTCAGTCGCAGGCACTACACAGAACCCTATCAAAGAGCAATCATCTGTAGATCAGTATGCTGACAATTCCCCTGAAAGCCATAATGCTTCAACTTCAACTGAACTTGGTGTGGTAGCTTCTGAAGAaggagaaattgagttttctgtAGGAAATGATAGAGCCGCTGCAACTTGTAAGAGCTCTCGTAAGGTTTCTGAAGAGAATATAACAAGGGAGGAAGAACTGGTAGATGAGGAATCAAGTACTTCGGTAGCCACAATTTCATCTGAATCATGTTCTGACAAAGATTCTAAAGATACCAAGAGCGGTAGCTTTTCAGATGATGATAACTGTTTTTCTGATGTATCAAGCTCTCTGATGATTATACTACAAGATGATATTGTTAGGGAGGAGCAACCACTGGCTGAGGGATCAAGTTCATTTCTGGATAATTTGTCTGAATCACAATCCAGTGCCTCTGAGAAGAATGAGAAAATGTTTGATAGTTCTCCTGATGCTATTAATTGTATTTCTACTGCACCAAGTAGTCAGATTGTTTTGCAACGGAACATCACTAGTGAGGTTCAACCAATCACTGCTCAATCAAATTCTTTTGGAGATATTGCTTTATCCAAGTCATTACCATCTTTAATGGAGGAAAGTCATGGAAATTCCATCACGGCTAAGTTCCCACATCCAACTTCATTTTATGATACAGAACTTGGAACCTTCCCAGAGGATGAGAGAGGATGCAACAGGTTTTTTGATGCTGCTGAGAGCATTTCCAATGTTTCAATAACTCATACGATATTGCAAGACAATATCACCAGTGAGGATCAACTTGCACCCAAGAAATCAAGTTCTATTAGAGATAAAAGTTTGCCGCAAACCCCAGCATTTACATCTAATATACCTCCAACTTCACTTAGTGATGCAGGATTTGGGGTGTCCATGCCCGTCTGTAAAAGCTTCTTGGACGATATTACTTGTGTTTCTGATAAGTCAAGTAAGGGGGCATTTGAAGACGCTCCAAATACATTCCAGTCATCTGAACTTGTACTTTCTCGAGTTCTTGTAGAGAATGAAAGCGTGGATGTAGACACCGGAGTATCAGACTCTTCCCCGTTAACAGAATTTTCAAGCCTGTCAATTGGAAACTGTTCACTGGAAGCAGAGTCCGATTGTAGTATCTCCACTGGCCTCTCATCTTCCTTGTCAACTCCTTTAGCGAGTGCAAACAATGTTGTTGCTGTCATTCCAGCTCTCTCAAGCGCTGCTGCATTGTTGATGGATTTCAGTG ATGTAAACGTCTCGAGTTCTCACGAGTCAGTTGGGGATTCTGGTTCAATAAGAAATAACCTTGAGTGGTATCCAAGCTCTCAGTTGAAGGCTCTTATGTGTCCTGCAGAAATAG GATGCTTGAATGATTGCTGCATTGATCTTCCTGGGATGGAAACGATTGATCTAACTGATAAGGGAAAGCAGGAAAGTTGTGTTCTTGTGGACAATAAATTACAAAGAACGGTTTCTTTTAGGCCAAGGAAATATAAGTCGTACAAG GAACTAATACAGGAGGCATTTGCTTCTAGGAAGAGATTGATAAAGGAATACAAGCAATTGGCTGTTTTGTATGCAGACGTTGACGCAGAAACCAGCAAGCACACTGAGTTGCCTTCTCTTCCTTCACCATGTTTACACTCAACAGAATCGTCCATCAGTGAATCTGGGTGGGAACTTCTATAA
- the LOC107809340 gene encoding uncharacterized protein LOC107809340 isoform X2, which translates to MKKLYSGVVQDFHIPIDDHIKRETQAVNGKQKYDVGTYTSSVAGTTQNPIKEQSSVDQYADNSPESHNASTSTELGVVASEEGEIEFSVGNDRAAATCKSSRKVSEENITREEELVDEESSTSVATISSESCSDKDSKDTKSGSFSDDDNCFSDVSSSLMIILQDDIVREEQPLAEGSSSFLDNLSESQSSASEKNEKMFDSSPDAINCISTAPSSQIVLQRNITSEVQPITAQSNSFGDIALSKSLPSLMEESHGNSITAKFPHPTSFYDTELGTFPEDERGCNRFFDAAESISNVSITHTILQDNITSEDQLAPKKSSSIRDKSLPQTPAFTSNIPPTSLSDAGFGVSMPVCKSFLDDITCVSDKSSKGAFEDAPNTFQSSELVLSRVLVENESVDVDTGVSDSSPLTEFSSLSIGNCSLEAESDCSISTGLSSSLSTPLASANNVVAVIPALSSAAALLMDFSDVNVSSSHESVGDSGSIRNNLEWYPSSQLKALMCPAEIGCLNDCCIDLPGMETIDLTDKGKQESCVLVDNKLQRTVSFRPRKYKSYKELIQEAFASRKRLIKEYKQLAVLYADVDAETSKHTELPSLPSPCLHSTESSISESGWELL; encoded by the exons ATGAAAAAGTTATACTCGGGTGTGGTGCAAGATTTTCATATCCCAATAGATGATCATATAAAAAGAGAAACACAAGCTGTCAATGGAAAGCAAAAGTACGATGTTGGTACTTATACTAGTTCAGTCGCAGGCACTACACAGAACCCTATCAAAGAGCAATCATCTGTAGATCAGTATGCTGACAATTCCCCTGAAAGCCATAATGCTTCAACTTCAACTGAACTTGGTGTGGTAGCTTCTGAAGAaggagaaattgagttttctgtAGGAAATGATAGAGCCGCTGCAACTTGTAAGAGCTCTCGTAAGGTTTCTGAAGAGAATATAACAAGGGAGGAAGAACTGGTAGATGAGGAATCAAGTACTTCGGTAGCCACAATTTCATCTGAATCATGTTCTGACAAAGATTCTAAAGATACCAAGAGCGGTAGCTTTTCAGATGATGATAACTGTTTTTCTGATGTATCAAGCTCTCTGATGATTATACTACAAGATGATATTGTTAGGGAGGAGCAACCACTGGCTGAGGGATCAAGTTCATTTCTGGATAATTTGTCTGAATCACAATCCAGTGCCTCTGAGAAGAATGAGAAAATGTTTGATAGTTCTCCTGATGCTATTAATTGTATTTCTACTGCACCAAGTAGTCAGATTGTTTTGCAACGGAACATCACTAGTGAGGTTCAACCAATCACTGCTCAATCAAATTCTTTTGGAGATATTGCTTTATCCAAGTCATTACCATCTTTAATGGAGGAAAGTCATGGAAATTCCATCACGGCTAAGTTCCCACATCCAACTTCATTTTATGATACAGAACTTGGAACCTTCCCAGAGGATGAGAGAGGATGCAACAGGTTTTTTGATGCTGCTGAGAGCATTTCCAATGTTTCAATAACTCATACGATATTGCAAGACAATATCACCAGTGAGGATCAACTTGCACCCAAGAAATCAAGTTCTATTAGAGATAAAAGTTTGCCGCAAACCCCAGCATTTACATCTAATATACCTCCAACTTCACTTAGTGATGCAGGATTTGGGGTGTCCATGCCCGTCTGTAAAAGCTTCTTGGACGATATTACTTGTGTTTCTGATAAGTCAAGTAAGGGGGCATTTGAAGACGCTCCAAATACATTCCAGTCATCTGAACTTGTACTTTCTCGAGTTCTTGTAGAGAATGAAAGCGTGGATGTAGACACCGGAGTATCAGACTCTTCCCCGTTAACAGAATTTTCAAGCCTGTCAATTGGAAACTGTTCACTGGAAGCAGAGTCCGATTGTAGTATCTCCACTGGCCTCTCATCTTCCTTGTCAACTCCTTTAGCGAGTGCAAACAATGTTGTTGCTGTCATTCCAGCTCTCTCAAGCGCTGCTGCATTGTTGATGGATTTCAGTG ATGTAAACGTCTCGAGTTCTCACGAGTCAGTTGGGGATTCTGGTTCAATAAGAAATAACCTTGAGTGGTATCCAAGCTCTCAGTTGAAGGCTCTTATGTGTCCTGCAGAAATAG GATGCTTGAATGATTGCTGCATTGATCTTCCTGGGATGGAAACGATTGATCTAACTGATAAGGGAAAGCAGGAAAGTTGTGTTCTTGTGGACAATAAATTACAAAGAACGGTTTCTTTTAGGCCAAGGAAATATAAGTCGTACAAG GAACTAATACAGGAGGCATTTGCTTCTAGGAAGAGATTGATAAAGGAATACAAGCAATTGGCTGTTTTGTATGCAGACGTTGACGCAGAAACCAGCAAGCACACTGAGTTGCCTTCTCTTCCTTCACCATGTTTACACTCAACAGAATCGTCCATCAGTGAATCTGGGTGGGAACTTCTATAA